In Arthrobacter burdickii, one DNA window encodes the following:
- a CDS encoding DinB family protein, producing the protein MDNDTRTDPPIAAGERETLTGFLDYFRATVVMKASGLSDADGAKRLVPSLTTVSGLVQHLTDVEQFWFQDRIDGRHDVPTRWSAEDPNGEFRVSEKDSLAGIIDDYEAACRQSREVLQRHEMDDRCRGGDGEHSVRWVLVHMIEETGRHCGHLDILRELLDGSTGD; encoded by the coding sequence ATGGACAACGACACTCGGACTGACCCGCCCATCGCGGCCGGAGAACGGGAAACTCTGACCGGCTTCCTGGATTACTTCCGAGCCACGGTAGTGATGAAGGCCAGTGGCCTCAGCGATGCCGACGGCGCTAAGCGGCTCGTGCCCTCGCTGACAACGGTGTCAGGTTTGGTGCAACACCTGACTGACGTTGAGCAGTTCTGGTTCCAAGACCGCATCGACGGCCGGCACGATGTTCCCACCCGATGGTCCGCAGAGGATCCCAACGGTGAGTTCCGGGTAAGCGAAAAGGACAGCCTGGCAGGCATCATCGACGACTACGAGGCTGCCTGCCGCCAATCCCGAGAAGTGCTGCAGCGGCATGAAATGGACGATCGCTGCCGCGGTGGAGACGGTGAGCACAGTGTGCGGTGGGTTCTGGTGCACATGATCGAAGAAACGGGCCGGCATTGCGGGCACTTAGACATCCTGCGCGAACTGCTGGACGGATCCACCGGAGATTAG
- a CDS encoding DUF2326 domain-containing protein — translation MFKPGFNAVVAERAPDSTDQDSRNARGKSTLLAILNYILGGTFDKKMQVLADNGWEFTLELQLFGGTVSATRTLAAGKNLHITANGDAKAFIAPYLVEGQITVEEWKDLLGLGLFRLEPSEEKVTGGISVRTLLSYVIRTEAPKDPLKIVAVQSATSSREHIAFLLDLDWTVVLDLANVDKGLQQLKTITAAARDGLVTTLRPESDLALERAALLNEVEEWEGRIEGFRILEDPNSLVQRADELTAQISVLRDEAVVDGRMRSLYTSSLTDDTDAPATAIDVEALFAAAGAVLADGFVRQMRDVAAFHASLLTNRRAFLHSEIESLDDRIAVRKAELSRLDEQRAGTLRTLDAGGALDELNALRNELATVQAHLAAVDLQIEQARELVTTREDLKLQQSTLRKGASEQLAGSRQKLDHVGAQFSQKMHRLYGKDAALTVEVDNAGYKFTVTVPGSGSSGVDRMKLFCFDLTLLEEGAASARHPDFLVHDSVVFDGVDPRQLANALRFAQEMVQTTGGQYICTINSNDIPPDVLEEPWFKGGIVRSILDTEVGGLLGREF, via the coding sequence ATGTTCAAGCCCGGCTTCAACGCAGTCGTCGCCGAGCGCGCGCCCGACTCGACCGACCAGGACAGCCGCAACGCCCGTGGTAAGTCGACTCTCCTCGCGATTCTCAACTACATCCTCGGCGGCACATTCGACAAGAAGATGCAGGTGCTCGCCGACAACGGATGGGAGTTCACCCTCGAGCTCCAGCTGTTCGGCGGCACCGTTAGCGCCACCCGCACACTCGCCGCCGGCAAGAATCTGCACATTACGGCCAACGGCGACGCGAAAGCTTTCATCGCGCCATATCTGGTCGAGGGTCAAATTACGGTCGAGGAGTGGAAGGATCTGCTGGGACTGGGGTTGTTCCGTCTAGAACCTTCCGAGGAGAAGGTAACCGGCGGCATTTCGGTCCGGACGCTGCTCTCGTATGTCATCCGTACGGAGGCGCCGAAGGACCCGCTGAAGATTGTGGCTGTGCAGAGCGCCACCAGCAGCCGTGAGCATATCGCGTTCCTTCTCGACCTCGACTGGACCGTCGTCCTCGACCTGGCAAACGTAGACAAGGGGCTCCAGCAGCTCAAGACCATTACGGCCGCGGCGCGCGATGGCCTCGTGACTACCCTCCGACCCGAAAGCGACCTTGCCCTCGAACGGGCAGCACTCCTCAACGAAGTCGAGGAGTGGGAGGGGCGGATCGAAGGCTTCCGCATCCTGGAAGACCCTAACTCGCTGGTGCAACGGGCGGACGAACTAACCGCGCAGATATCCGTCCTCCGCGACGAAGCAGTCGTCGATGGCCGCATGCGCAGCCTCTACACCTCATCACTCACCGACGATACCGACGCGCCGGCTACCGCCATCGACGTCGAGGCGCTTTTTGCGGCGGCCGGCGCCGTTCTCGCAGATGGGTTCGTTCGACAGATGCGAGATGTTGCCGCCTTCCACGCCAGCCTTCTCACGAACCGGCGAGCGTTCTTGCACAGCGAGATTGAGAGCCTCGACGACCGCATCGCGGTCCGCAAGGCCGAACTCTCCAGACTCGACGAACAGCGCGCCGGCACGCTCCGCACGCTCGATGCGGGAGGCGCGTTGGACGAACTGAATGCGCTGCGAAACGAACTCGCGACTGTCCAAGCGCACCTCGCCGCAGTCGATCTCCAAATCGAGCAGGCCCGTGAACTCGTCACCACCCGCGAAGACCTAAAACTCCAGCAGTCAACTCTTCGCAAGGGAGCGAGCGAGCAGCTGGCGGGCTCCCGGCAGAAACTCGACCACGTCGGCGCTCAGTTCAGCCAGAAGATGCACCGGTTGTACGGCAAGGACGCCGCCCTCACGGTCGAGGTCGACAACGCGGGCTACAAGTTCACCGTGACCGTCCCAGGCTCGGGAAGCAGTGGAGTGGACCGAATGAAGCTCTTCTGCTTCGACCTCACGCTACTTGAGGAGGGCGCTGCCTCGGCTCGACATCCCGACTTCCTCGTGCATGACTCGGTGGTCTTCGACGGCGTCGACCCTCGCCAACTTGCGAACGCACTTCGCTTCGCGCAGGAGATGGTTCAAACCACGGGTGGGCAGTACATATGCACCATCAACAGCAACGACATCCCGCCCGACGTACTGGAGGAGCCGTGGTTCAAGGGCGGCATCGTACGATCCATCCTTGACACTGAGGTCGGCGGCCTGCTGGGGCGTGAGTTCTAG
- a CDS encoding ABC-three component system middle component 6 produces the protein MSELFPDKFTPLAKTLVGEAAIVLGLMGTRSLSVGQLFVEYREAAPSSPYDSFAAALTLLYGAGAINHHDGILRAG, from the coding sequence GTGAGTGAACTGTTCCCCGACAAGTTCACCCCTTTAGCCAAGACCCTCGTGGGAGAGGCTGCAATCGTCCTCGGGCTCATGGGCACACGCAGTCTCAGCGTTGGTCAGCTGTTCGTCGAGTATCGAGAAGCGGCGCCGAGCTCGCCCTATGACTCGTTCGCCGCGGCGCTGACCTTGCTGTATGGAGCCGGCGCCATCAATCACCACGACGGAATCCTGAGGGCCGGTTAG
- a CDS encoding ABC-three component system protein, with translation MSKLIPRESAPPAQEKVVVSRSGNTCAYPGCGLILTIESLANGDRPKATGKVAHICAASPGGPRYDEEMTKQQRGSADNLIYLCGPHHDAVDAQLELHTVEFLRETKRVHEAKVARGVRAGLGDVTYAELSMVCTVLVGAREPLKAVQVDIALPVQQKIQLNKLGPGAVELITAGLSQADRVASFIAFQSDWNPGFGKTLAARCKSDYYSAIADGLQPDEVFDYLVQRAWDNAGPQDTPQLRAAALAVIAYLFEICEVFERE, from the coding sequence GTGTCAAAGCTCATCCCGCGCGAATCCGCGCCTCCGGCCCAGGAGAAGGTCGTGGTGTCGCGCAGCGGGAACACCTGCGCATACCCCGGATGCGGGTTGATCCTCACTATCGAGTCGCTCGCAAACGGCGATCGACCGAAGGCGACAGGGAAGGTGGCGCACATCTGCGCGGCGAGTCCCGGCGGCCCGCGGTATGACGAGGAGATGACCAAACAACAGCGGGGGTCGGCGGACAACCTCATCTACCTGTGCGGCCCGCATCATGACGCCGTGGACGCGCAGCTCGAACTGCACACAGTCGAGTTCCTACGCGAAACCAAGCGCGTGCACGAGGCGAAGGTGGCGCGCGGCGTTCGTGCCGGCCTTGGGGATGTGACATACGCAGAGTTGTCTATGGTCTGCACGGTTTTGGTGGGAGCGAGAGAACCGCTGAAGGCGGTGCAAGTAGACATCGCGCTTCCCGTTCAGCAGAAGATCCAGCTCAACAAGCTCGGTCCGGGCGCTGTTGAGCTCATTACCGCGGGCCTTTCGCAGGCAGACCGCGTAGCAAGCTTCATCGCCTTCCAGTCCGACTGGAACCCCGGCTTCGGCAAGACGTTGGCCGCGCGATGCAAAAGTGACTACTACTCGGCGATTGCAGACGGCCTTCAGCCCGACGAAGTGTTCGACTACCTCGTCCAGCGTGCATGGGACAACGCGGGCCCTCAGGACACCCCTCAGCTGCGCGCTGCTGCCCTCGCGGTAATCGCCTATCTCTTCGAAATCTGCGAGGTGTTCGAGCGTGAGTGA
- a CDS encoding IS30 family transposase — translation MKDLRLSSATASRWEAQNKKEIGGEKARVEQLDRDAIRAARLIAERVAAPLSPAQKRRALREARYWELVGSGASNAAACRILGVSNMIGTRYRNQRAARPRVSRKPASGRYLCLRERLQMADLLRLGCSLRAIGRELGRHASTIKRELDRHRDSKGRYLPRVADHDARQQRRRPRERKLRASQRLRSLVQAKLASRWSPEQICGWLAQSFPAEPGLRLCPETIYQALLFHDDGGLRSDGKPRLRTGRKIRKHRWRTGPGHGPVVKNMTMISERPAVVEARTEAGHWEGDLIVGAGSVSAMVTLRERKTHYGIIINLPHGHTAALTNQAIITAFSDIPAHLKRTITWDQGVEMARHQELAAATGVRIFFAERSSPWQRGANENFNGLARQYFPKGTDLSIHSDDHVREVCGELNTRPRKSLGYLTPVANFHAERRVTTRVSE, via the coding sequence ATGAAGGATCTGCGGTTGTCTTCCGCTACCGCGTCTAGGTGGGAGGCTCAAAACAAGAAGGAAATTGGGGGCGAGAAAGCTCGGGTGGAGCAGCTCGACAGGGACGCGATACGTGCAGCCAGGCTTATCGCCGAACGGGTAGCAGCACCGTTGTCGCCAGCGCAGAAACGACGCGCTCTACGGGAGGCGCGCTACTGGGAGTTGGTGGGCTCTGGTGCTTCCAACGCTGCAGCTTGCAGGATATTGGGCGTGAGCAACATGATCGGTACAAGGTATCGGAATCAGAGAGCAGCCCGACCACGTGTAAGCAGGAAGCCTGCCTCGGGACGGTATCTATGTCTGCGGGAGAGACTGCAGATGGCGGACCTGCTCCGCCTGGGATGCTCGCTTCGGGCCATCGGCCGTGAGCTGGGTAGACACGCGTCGACCATCAAACGTGAGCTCGACCGGCACCGTGACAGTAAGGGCCGGTATCTGCCTCGCGTCGCTGATCATGATGCCCGCCAGCAGCGCCGCCGGCCGCGGGAACGCAAGCTACGGGCAAGCCAGCGCTTGCGCTCACTGGTGCAGGCCAAACTGGCTAGTCGCTGGTCACCAGAGCAAATCTGCGGGTGGCTGGCACAATCCTTTCCCGCCGAGCCGGGACTGCGCCTGTGTCCTGAGACCATCTATCAGGCCCTGCTGTTTCACGATGACGGCGGGCTCAGATCAGACGGCAAACCACGGCTGCGCACGGGACGAAAGATCCGCAAACACCGATGGAGAACCGGCCCGGGCCACGGACCGGTAGTGAAGAACATGACCATGATCAGCGAAAGACCAGCGGTAGTCGAGGCCAGAACCGAGGCAGGCCATTGGGAAGGCGACCTCATCGTCGGGGCCGGTTCCGTATCAGCCATGGTGACCTTGCGTGAGAGGAAAACCCACTACGGGATCATCATCAATCTCCCACACGGACATACAGCAGCACTGACAAACCAGGCCATCATCACCGCGTTTTCAGACATACCAGCCCATCTGAAACGAACCATCACTTGGGACCAGGGCGTAGAGATGGCTCGACACCAGGAACTAGCCGCCGCGACAGGGGTGCGCATCTTTTTCGCCGAACGTTCCAGCCCATGGCAACGGGGCGCCAACGAGAACTTCAACGGGTTGGCCCGTCAATACTTCCCCAAGGGCACAGACCTCTCAATCCATTCCGACGATCACGTTAGAGAGGTTTGCGGGGAACTGAACACCAGACCGCGCAAGAGCCTGGGCTATCTCACACCAGTAGCAAATTTCCATGCGGAGAGACGGGTAACCACGAGAGTCAGCGAGTGA
- a CDS encoding IS3 family transposase: protein MQQPDTIEDFHTWLNEYLQWWNSTRIQERLSYLSPDEYLARHRVTFN from the coding sequence ATTCAGCAACCAGACACCATCGAGGACTTCCATACCTGGCTGAACGAGTACCTGCAGTGGTGGAACAGCACCCGCATCCAAGAAAGACTCAGCTACCTCAGCCCCGATGAATACCTCGCCCGCCACCGCGTAACGTTCAATTAG
- a CDS encoding recombinase family protein, with translation MSGTRANRPELDKLLDHLRSGDEVVVWKLDRLGRNTRNLLALIDDLEQRGVHFRSVTEGISTTGSMGRAMLTVMSAFAQLERDQLAERTRAGMAAAAEHGRKAGRREVTTDHVTVKRARDLKAQGLAAGDIGKIIGVSRATVYRYLSMEASDGLGRDQHEGHGMLN, from the coding sequence GTGAGCGGAACGAGAGCCAACCGTCCCGAGCTGGACAAGCTGCTCGATCACCTACGAAGCGGCGATGAGGTGGTGGTGTGGAAGTTGGACCGGTTGGGGCGCAACACCCGCAACCTGCTGGCTCTGATTGACGATCTTGAGCAGCGGGGTGTGCACTTCCGCAGTGTCACGGAAGGCATCAGCACCACCGGGTCGATGGGTAGGGCCATGCTCACCGTCATGTCCGCGTTCGCCCAGCTCGAGCGTGACCAACTCGCCGAGCGCACGAGGGCAGGTATGGCTGCGGCTGCCGAACACGGGCGGAAAGCCGGCCGACGGGAAGTCACCACTGACCATGTCACGGTCAAACGAGCTCGGGACCTCAAGGCCCAGGGGCTTGCGGCGGGCGACATTGGGAAGATCATCGGCGTCAGCCGCGCCACCGTATACCGCTACCTGAGCATGGAAGCGAGCGACGGCCTCGGACGCGACCAGCACGAGGGGCACGGCATGTTGAACTGA
- a CDS encoding CapA family protein, which yields MVLTGDLLLHEGLWEQAALDGDGELDFGPMLTAQEEYVAPVDLAICHQETPLANPEGPYSGFPSFNVPPQVAEAVADLGYDACTTASNHTLDAGTAGLNRTLDVLDRAGLEHTGSYRSPEAAAEPLIVETEDAGVAIIAGTYALNGLSPEFPWQVDLLDPAAMITKAQLAREAGADVVLAAVHAGDEYADYANAQQQQVAHTLVDSGEFDLIYGHHSHSVLPIEKYNGVWIVYGLGNSIGAHLTPDIRNTEGLLVEVSFKQDDDGGWHGAGLRWLPATWNGPGHRWCPVAADNLEQMAATDVSCVSAAEDAASRARSKETVESMGSTEAGAVEWEARRRSDAEERLGRN from the coding sequence GTGGTGCTGACCGGGGATCTCTTGCTCCACGAAGGACTGTGGGAGCAGGCAGCACTCGACGGCGACGGCGAGCTTGACTTCGGACCGATGCTCACGGCGCAGGAAGAGTACGTGGCGCCGGTGGACTTGGCGATCTGCCACCAGGAGACACCACTGGCGAATCCCGAGGGCCCCTACTCCGGATTTCCCTCCTTCAACGTTCCGCCGCAGGTCGCGGAGGCTGTAGCGGACCTGGGTTATGACGCCTGCACCACCGCGAGCAACCACACTCTTGACGCCGGGACAGCCGGTCTCAATCGCACGCTTGACGTCCTGGACCGTGCAGGCCTGGAACATACGGGTTCCTACCGCTCGCCCGAGGCAGCCGCCGAGCCTTTGATTGTGGAGACGGAGGACGCCGGGGTCGCGATCATCGCGGGCACCTATGCGCTCAACGGGCTGTCACCGGAATTCCCCTGGCAAGTCGATCTGCTTGACCCAGCTGCGATGATCACTAAGGCGCAGCTAGCCCGCGAGGCCGGTGCCGACGTCGTACTGGCGGCGGTGCACGCCGGCGACGAGTACGCGGACTACGCCAACGCCCAACAGCAGCAGGTTGCGCACACACTGGTGGACAGCGGTGAGTTCGACCTGATCTACGGTCACCACAGCCACTCCGTCCTGCCCATCGAGAAGTACAACGGAGTGTGGATTGTCTACGGCCTCGGGAATTCCATCGGCGCCCACCTGACGCCGGACATCCGCAACACTGAGGGACTCCTGGTTGAAGTTTCGTTCAAGCAGGACGACGACGGCGGCTGGCACGGCGCCGGACTCCGCTGGCTTCCTGCAACCTGGAACGGACCCGGCCACCGCTGGTGCCCGGTGGCGGCCGACAACCTCGAGCAGATGGCGGCTACGGATGTTTCCTGTGTCTCCGCTGCTGAGGACGCCGCGAGCCGCGCAAGAAGCAAGGAAACGGTTGAGTCAATGGGATCAACCGAGGCAGGTGCTGTCGAGTGGGAAGCTCGGCGTCGTTCAGACGCCGAGGAGCGATTAGGTCGCAATTGA
- a CDS encoding glutathionylspermidine synthase family protein: MKRLLSTPRPDWKEKIASQGLLYSTTIMPDGSEIDYWHEGAYYQFDLAEVEMLEKVTEELHGMCIEAARHLATGAMGNIGISAEAMKLAAGSLARNEPAVYGRFDFSYDGVNPPKMLEYNADTPTGLIEASIAQWFWLQDVKPENDQWNGIHEALVAAWDKQRFGIEGPRLHVAHIETEESGEDWMTAAYMRDVASQAGWETVGINMSDIGWDYRQHRFVDLDNKAISTIFKLYPWEMMMKEEFGQKILDWPVMTRWVEPAWKMFLSNKALLAALWHLYPDHPNLLPSYLDGPNGMQEWVAKPLHGREGDNIRIHAKGVEIEQPGDYGAEGWCYQAWSPLPDFDGNRPVLGAWVVDGESVGVGIRESDGYVTDYFCRFVPNIIDAPAPSNG, from the coding sequence GTGAAGCGCTTGCTGTCTACCCCACGCCCGGACTGGAAGGAGAAGATTGCCAGCCAGGGCCTGCTCTACTCGACGACGATCATGCCCGACGGCTCCGAGATCGACTACTGGCACGAGGGCGCCTACTACCAGTTCGACCTCGCGGAGGTCGAGATGCTCGAGAAGGTCACCGAGGAGCTGCACGGCATGTGCATCGAAGCGGCCCGACACCTCGCCACCGGCGCCATGGGCAACATCGGCATCAGCGCCGAAGCCATGAAGCTTGCCGCCGGATCGCTGGCCCGCAATGAGCCCGCCGTCTACGGCCGCTTCGACTTCTCCTACGACGGCGTGAACCCGCCTAAGATGCTCGAGTACAACGCCGACACTCCGACGGGCCTCATCGAGGCGTCCATCGCCCAGTGGTTCTGGCTGCAGGACGTCAAGCCCGAGAACGACCAGTGGAACGGCATCCACGAAGCCCTCGTCGCCGCATGGGACAAGCAGCGCTTTGGGATTGAAGGCCCGAGGCTGCATGTTGCGCACATCGAGACCGAAGAGTCAGGCGAGGACTGGATGACGGCCGCATACATGCGCGACGTCGCCTCACAAGCCGGTTGGGAGACCGTCGGCATCAACATGAGTGACATCGGCTGGGACTACCGCCAGCACCGCTTCGTGGACCTCGACAACAAAGCCATCAGCACCATCTTCAAGCTCTACCCGTGGGAGATGATGATGAAGGAGGAGTTCGGACAGAAGATCCTCGACTGGCCCGTGATGACCCGCTGGGTCGAGCCGGCCTGGAAGATGTTCCTGTCCAACAAGGCCCTCCTGGCCGCCCTCTGGCACCTCTACCCGGACCATCCCAACCTGCTACCGTCCTACCTCGACGGACCGAACGGCATGCAGGAGTGGGTCGCCAAGCCCCTGCATGGCCGCGAGGGCGACAACATCCGCATCCACGCCAAGGGCGTCGAGATCGAGCAGCCCGGCGACTACGGAGCCGAAGGCTGGTGCTACCAGGCGTGGAGCCCGCTGCCCGACTTCGACGGCAACCGGCCAGTCCTCGGAGCCTGGGTGGTCGACGGCGAGTCCGTCGGCGTCGGTATCCGAGAATCCGACGGTTACGTCACCGATTACTTCTGCCGTTTCGTACCCAACATCATCGACGCGCCTGCGCCGAGCAACGGTTAG
- a CDS encoding APC family permease, whose amino-acid sequence MTIPPTGSTVQGKGLSAGDLGLVGSVSVGLSSTAPVYSLAATLGFIVLAVGVQAPAAIIVAFVPMLLIAYAYRELNRDTPDCGTTFTWASRAFGKFAGWMGGWALALSGIVVLANLAQVAGQYLWRLVDPELGDNVPLVTTTGVAFIAAMTWTNYRGVDISEKMQRTLIALQYAALALFTGFAMYRISAGQAFDFTPVSLAWFNPFAVESLSAFTYAILLALFIYWGWDTCLALNEETSNPRKTPGRAALISSVILLATYVGVSVVVMMFAGTGSEGLGLGNEDNAADVFYSVSEAVMGDWAWVAVLAVLISAASSTQTTILPTARGTLSMAAHRALPERFASVHAKYLTPTFSTVLMGVVASAYYVVMTLVSEDFLADSIASLGLFIAFYYGLTGFACTWYFRRTLRSSTRNLMFRGVLPLLGALMMTAAFILSALDMLDPEYGSTVFLGVGGTFIIGVGAMLLGVALMVLWYATAQRRLAADEAIAEYTAD is encoded by the coding sequence ATGACCATCCCACCCACCGGATCCACGGTGCAGGGCAAGGGACTATCCGCCGGGGACCTCGGCCTCGTCGGCAGTGTCTCCGTCGGTCTGTCCTCCACAGCGCCTGTCTACTCGCTGGCCGCGACGCTCGGCTTCATCGTCCTGGCCGTCGGCGTACAGGCCCCTGCGGCGATCATCGTGGCCTTCGTGCCGATGCTGCTCATCGCCTACGCCTACCGAGAGCTCAACAGGGACACCCCCGACTGCGGGACGACATTCACCTGGGCATCACGCGCGTTCGGGAAGTTCGCTGGCTGGATGGGCGGCTGGGCCCTGGCCCTTTCCGGCATCGTGGTGCTGGCCAACCTGGCTCAGGTCGCCGGGCAGTACCTCTGGCGCCTGGTCGATCCTGAGCTGGGCGATAACGTGCCGCTCGTAACCACTACAGGCGTCGCCTTCATCGCCGCCATGACCTGGACGAACTACCGCGGCGTGGACATCTCCGAGAAGATGCAGCGCACCCTGATCGCCCTCCAGTACGCAGCTCTGGCGCTCTTCACCGGGTTCGCCATGTACCGCATCTCCGCAGGGCAGGCCTTCGACTTCACGCCAGTGAGCCTCGCCTGGTTCAACCCGTTCGCCGTCGAGTCCCTGTCCGCCTTCACCTACGCCATCCTGCTGGCCCTGTTCATCTACTGGGGCTGGGACACCTGCCTGGCGCTGAACGAGGAGACATCCAACCCGCGGAAGACACCCGGGCGGGCTGCGCTCATCTCATCGGTCATCCTGCTCGCCACCTACGTCGGTGTCAGCGTCGTCGTCATGATGTTCGCCGGCACCGGAAGTGAGGGTCTCGGGCTCGGCAACGAGGACAACGCCGCTGACGTGTTCTACTCGGTCAGCGAGGCCGTCATGGGCGACTGGGCGTGGGTCGCCGTGCTCGCCGTCCTGATCTCCGCGGCCTCATCCACGCAGACGACGATCCTCCCGACGGCGCGCGGAACCCTGTCCATGGCAGCCCACCGGGCATTGCCTGAGCGATTCGCGTCCGTCCACGCGAAGTACCTGACGCCCACGTTCTCCACCGTGCTGATGGGAGTGGTGGCTTCGGCCTACTACGTGGTCATGACACTGGTCAGCGAGGACTTTCTGGCCGACTCGATCGCGTCCCTGGGCCTGTTCATCGCCTTCTACTACGGGCTGACCGGCTTCGCCTGCACCTGGTACTTCCGCCGCACCCTGCGCTCGAGCACCCGCAACCTGATGTTCCGAGGCGTGCTGCCACTGCTCGGAGCGCTGATGATGACGGCCGCGTTCATCCTCTCTGCTCTCGACATGCTCGATCCCGAGTACGGGAGCACCGTATTTCTCGGCGTCGGCGGCACATTCATCATCGGTGTCGGGGCGATGCTACTCGGCGTCGCGCTCATGGTCCTCTGGTACGCCACGGCCCAACGCCGACTGGCGGCAGACGAAGCCATCGCCGAGTACACCGCCGACTAA
- a CDS encoding ABC transporter ATP-binding protein yields the protein MLAKLIVQYLGPHRKLVVGVVVFQLVQSIASLYLPSLNADIIDNGIATGDTGYILMIGSVMLGITLLQVATAIVAVYFGAKAAMGFGRDLREAIFVHVGEFSEREVARIGAPSLITRTTNDVQQVQILVLTTCTLLVSAPILAVGGVIMALQQDVELSWLMAVAIPVLLVSIGLIIVRMVPLFSQLQVRIDTVNRVVREQLTGIRVVRAFVREDLETARFERANADVTRTALGAGRLFALVFPVVMLIMNVASVAVLWFGSFRVDNGDMQIGALTAFLSYLIQILMAVMMATFMAVMIPRAAVSAVRISEVLDTPTSVVLPERPVTELHGTGLVELRDVEFSYPGAEQPVLHNLSFRARPGETTAIIGSTGAGKTTLVNLLPRLFDATGGAVLIDGVDVRELDRDLLWGRIGLVPQRAYLFSGTVASNLRYGNPAATNEELWNALETAQAADFVREMPEGLGAPISQGGTNVSGGQRQRLAIARALVKKSEIYVFDDSFSALDTATDSRLRQALARSERSATKIIVAQRVSTIVDADQILVIDDGEIVGRGTHEELLETSETYREIVDSQLRAEEAA from the coding sequence ATGCTCGCCAAACTCATCGTGCAATACCTCGGGCCGCACCGGAAACTGGTCGTCGGTGTGGTCGTGTTCCAGCTCGTGCAGTCGATAGCCTCGCTCTACCTCCCGAGCCTCAACGCCGACATCATCGACAACGGTATTGCCACGGGTGACACCGGTTACATCCTCATGATCGGTTCAGTGATGCTCGGGATAACCCTCCTGCAGGTCGCGACCGCTATCGTCGCCGTGTACTTCGGGGCGAAGGCTGCGATGGGGTTCGGCCGCGATCTGCGCGAGGCGATCTTCGTGCACGTCGGCGAGTTCTCCGAGCGCGAAGTCGCACGCATCGGGGCGCCCTCGCTCATCACCCGAACCACCAACGACGTGCAGCAGGTGCAGATACTCGTGCTCACCACCTGCACCCTGCTCGTATCGGCACCGATCCTCGCGGTGGGCGGCGTGATCATGGCCCTGCAGCAGGATGTCGAGCTGTCCTGGCTCATGGCCGTCGCGATCCCGGTCCTGCTCGTGTCGATCGGCCTGATCATCGTGCGCATGGTGCCCCTGTTCAGCCAGCTGCAGGTGCGCATCGACACCGTGAACCGGGTGGTGCGTGAGCAGCTCACCGGCATCAGGGTGGTGCGTGCCTTCGTCCGCGAAGACCTCGAGACGGCGCGTTTCGAGCGGGCGAACGCGGACGTCACGCGCACGGCGCTCGGAGCGGGACGCCTGTTCGCCCTGGTGTTCCCCGTCGTGATGCTCATCATGAATGTCGCGAGCGTTGCGGTGCTGTGGTTCGGCTCCTTCCGCGTGGACAACGGGGACATGCAGATCGGTGCACTCACGGCGTTCCTGAGCTACCTCATCCAAATCCTGATGGCGGTCATGATGGCCACCTTCATGGCGGTCATGATCCCCCGTGCCGCGGTGTCGGCGGTCCGCATCTCCGAGGTGCTCGACACTCCCACCTCGGTCGTGTTGCCCGAACGGCCGGTCACCGAGTTGCACGGCACCGGCCTCGTCGAGCTGCGCGACGTGGAATTCAGCTACCCCGGCGCCGAGCAGCCCGTGCTGCACAACCTCAGTTTCAGGGCCAGGCCCGGAGAGACCACCGCGATCATCGGCAGCACCGGCGCAGGCAAGACGACGCTCGTGAACCTGTTGCCGCGGCTCTTCGACGCCACGGGCGGGGCCGTCCTCATCGACGGGGTCGACGTGCGTGAGCTCGACCGCGACCTGCTGTGGGGCCGCATCGGCCTCGTCCCCCAGCGCGCCTACCTTTTCTCGGGAACCGTTGCGAGCAACCTGCGCTACGGCAACCCCGCCGCCACGAACGAGGAGCTCTGGAACGCCCTCGAGACCGCCCAGGCCGCGGACTTCGTGCGCGAGATGCCGGAAGGCCTCGGAGCGCCGATCTCCCAGGGCGGCACCAACGTCTCGGGCGGCCAGCGCCAGCGCCTGGCCATCGCTCGTGCCCTCGTGAAGAAGAGCGAGATCTACGTGTTCGACGATTCCTTCTCCGCCCTGGACACGGCAACGGATTCCAGGCTCCGGCAGGCACTCGCCCGGTCGGAACGATCCGCCACCAAGATCATCGTCGCCCAGCGCGTGTCGACGATCGTGGACGCGGACCAGATCCTCGTGATCGACGACGGCGAAATCGTCGGCCGCGGCACCCACGAGGAGCTGCTGGAGACATCCGAGACCTACCGGGAAATCGTCGACAGCCAACTCCGGGCGGAGGAAGCAGCATGA